The following are from one region of the Salvia splendens isolate huo1 chromosome 2, SspV2, whole genome shotgun sequence genome:
- the LOC121791909 gene encoding DEAD-box ATP-dependent RNA helicase FANCM-like isoform X2, translated as MVNSWVIFLLLLHCTISGNCFQAHGIRPAFELLDEKLKKGWFARKVKDPKNSRVIIFSNFRGSVRDILDALKHIGESVKAREFIGQNAGKNSKGQSQKIQQAVLEKFRTGGYNVIVATSIGEEGLDIMEVDLVICFDANISPLRMIQRMGRTGRNQEGRVVPIWFSCLECSRFRGC; from the exons ATGGTGAATTCATGGGTTATTTTTCTGCTATTGTTACATTGCACCATCTCAGGAAATTGCTTTCAAGCCCATGGTATAAGGCCTGCATTTGAGTTGCTtgatgaaaaattgaaaaaggg GTGGTTTGCACGAA AGGTAAAAGATCCAAAAAACTCCAGGGtgataattttttcaaatttcaggGGTAGTGTCAG GGACATACTTGATGCACTTAAACACATTGGGGAATCTGTTAAAGCTAGAGAGTTCATTGGACAAAATGCGG GAAAAAACTCAAAAGGACAATCACAAAAAATTCAACAAGCAGTTTTAGAG AAATTTCGGACAGGCGGGTACAATGTCATTGTTGCAACTTCAATCGGCGAGGAAGGTCTTGATATCATGGAAGTTGATCTTGTCATATGCTTTGATGCTAATATCTCACCTTTGAGGATGATTCAACGCATGGGGCGAACCGGGAGGAACCAGGAAGGACGAGTTG TACCTATATGGTTTTCTTGTTTGGAATGTTCTAGATTCAGAGGGTGTTGA
- the LOC121791909 gene encoding DEAD-box ATP-dependent RNA helicase FANCM-like isoform X3 — protein sequence MVNSWVIFLLLLHCTISGNCFQAHGIRPAFELLDEKLKKGWFARKVKDPKNSRVIIFSNFRGSVRDILDALKHIGESVKAREFIGQNAGKNSKGQSQKIQQAVLEKFRTGGYNVIVATSIGEEGLDIMEVDLVICFDANISPLRMIQRMGRTGRNQEGRVDILFYLCLSFRGC from the exons ATGGTGAATTCATGGGTTATTTTTCTGCTATTGTTACATTGCACCATCTCAGGAAATTGCTTTCAAGCCCATGGTATAAGGCCTGCATTTGAGTTGCTtgatgaaaaattgaaaaaggg GTGGTTTGCACGAA AGGTAAAAGATCCAAAAAACTCCAGGGtgataattttttcaaatttcaggGGTAGTGTCAG GGACATACTTGATGCACTTAAACACATTGGGGAATCTGTTAAAGCTAGAGAGTTCATTGGACAAAATGCGG GAAAAAACTCAAAAGGACAATCACAAAAAATTCAACAAGCAGTTTTAGAG AAATTTCGGACAGGCGGGTACAATGTCATTGTTGCAACTTCAATCGGCGAGGAAGGTCTTGATATCATGGAAGTTGATCTTGTCATATGCTTTGATGCTAATATCTCACCTTTGAGGATGATTCAACGCATGGGGCGAACCGGGAGGAACCAGGAAGGACGAGTTGATATCCTTTTCTATCTGTGTCTCTC ATTCAGAGGGTGTTGA
- the LOC121791909 gene encoding DEAD-box ATP-dependent RNA helicase FANCM-like isoform X1: MVNSWVIFLLLLHCTISGNCFQAHGIRPAFELLDEKLKKGWFARKVKDPKNSRVIIFSNFRGSVRDILDALKHIGESVKAREFIGQNAGKNSKGQSQKIQQAVLEKFRTGGYNVIVATSIGEEGLDIMEVDLVICFDANISPLRMIQRMGRTGRNQEGRVDILFYLCLSYVDLTCYIVFSNHLKSFS; the protein is encoded by the exons ATGGTGAATTCATGGGTTATTTTTCTGCTATTGTTACATTGCACCATCTCAGGAAATTGCTTTCAAGCCCATGGTATAAGGCCTGCATTTGAGTTGCTtgatgaaaaattgaaaaaggg GTGGTTTGCACGAA AGGTAAAAGATCCAAAAAACTCCAGGGtgataattttttcaaatttcaggGGTAGTGTCAG GGACATACTTGATGCACTTAAACACATTGGGGAATCTGTTAAAGCTAGAGAGTTCATTGGACAAAATGCGG GAAAAAACTCAAAAGGACAATCACAAAAAATTCAACAAGCAGTTTTAGAG AAATTTCGGACAGGCGGGTACAATGTCATTGTTGCAACTTCAATCGGCGAGGAAGGTCTTGATATCATGGAAGTTGATCTTGTCATATGCTTTGATGCTAATATCTCACCTTTGAGGATGATTCAACGCATGGGGCGAACCGGGAGGAACCAGGAAGGACGAGTTGATATCCTTTTCTATCTGTGTCTCTCGTATGTAGATCTTACTTGTTACATCGTATTTTCAAATCACCTTAAATCCTTTTCATAA